One part of the Streptomyces ferrugineus genome encodes these proteins:
- a CDS encoding ABC transporter ATP-binding protein, which produces MADNTSENIPTVIADGVDIVYRVNGTGAGRGSATAALNRILRRRQAEQAAGVRKVHAVKKVSFVAYKGEAIGLIGTNGSGKSTLLKAVAGLLPVENGHIYTDGQPSLLGVNAALMNDLTGERNVFLGGLAMGMSREQVKDRYQEIVDFSGINEKGDFITLPMRTYSSGMAARLRFSIAAAKDHDVLLIDEALATGDRAFQKRSEARIRELRKHAGTVFLVSHNNKSIRDTCERVLWLERGELRMDGPTDEVLKEYEAFTGDKTPKPKPKVPS; this is translated from the coding sequence GTGGCTGACAACACCAGCGAGAACATCCCCACCGTCATCGCCGACGGCGTCGACATCGTCTACCGCGTCAACGGCACCGGGGCCGGCCGCGGTTCCGCCACCGCCGCCCTCAACCGCATCCTGCGCCGCAGGCAGGCCGAGCAGGCGGCGGGCGTACGCAAGGTGCACGCCGTCAAGAAGGTCTCCTTCGTGGCGTACAAGGGCGAGGCGATCGGCCTCATCGGCACCAACGGCTCCGGCAAGTCGACCCTGCTCAAAGCGGTCGCGGGCCTGCTCCCGGTGGAGAACGGCCACATCTACACCGACGGCCAGCCCTCCCTCCTCGGTGTCAACGCGGCCCTGATGAACGACCTCACCGGCGAGCGCAACGTCTTCCTCGGCGGCCTCGCCATGGGCATGTCCCGCGAGCAGGTCAAGGACCGCTACCAGGAGATCGTCGACTTCTCCGGCATCAACGAGAAGGGCGACTTCATCACCCTCCCCATGCGCACCTACTCCTCCGGTATGGCGGCCCGGCTGCGGTTCTCCATCGCCGCGGCCAAGGACCACGACGTCCTGCTCATCGACGAGGCCCTGGCGACGGGCGACCGCGCCTTCCAGAAGCGCTCCGAGGCCCGCATCCGCGAACTGCGCAAGCACGCGGGAACGGTCTTCCTGGTCAGCCACAACAACAAGTCCATCCGCGACACCTGCGAACGCGTCCTGTGGCTGGAGCGCGGCGAACTGCGCATGGACGGCCCGACGGACGAGGTGCTCAAGGAGTACGAGGCGTTCACCGGCGACAAGACACCCAAGCCGAAGCCGAAGGTTCCTTCGTAG
- the galE gene encoding UDP-glucose 4-epimerase GalE has product MTWLITGGAGYIGAHVVRAMTEAGEPAVVYDDLSTGVAERVPDGVPLVVGSTLDGDRVARALTDHGITGVVHLAAKKQVGESVELPLHYYRENVEGLRVLLEAVTAAQVRSFVFSSSAAVYGMPDVDLVTEETPCLPMSPYGETKLAGEWLVRATGRATGLSTASLRYFNVAGAATPELADTGVFNLVPMVFEKLTDNAPPRVFGADYPTPDGTCVRDYIHVVDLAEAHVTAARALQTSPGHDLTLNIGRGEGVSVREMIDRINAITGYDRPPTVTPRRPGDPARVVASADRIATELGWKARYGVDDMIASAWAGWVRLHPQAARS; this is encoded by the coding sequence ATGACCTGGCTGATCACCGGCGGCGCCGGTTACATCGGAGCGCACGTCGTACGGGCGATGACGGAGGCGGGCGAGCCCGCGGTGGTCTACGACGACCTGTCCACCGGCGTCGCCGAGCGCGTGCCGGACGGTGTCCCGCTGGTCGTGGGCTCGACGCTGGACGGCGACCGGGTGGCCCGCGCCCTCACGGACCACGGCATCACCGGCGTCGTCCACCTCGCGGCGAAGAAGCAGGTCGGCGAGTCCGTCGAGCTGCCGCTGCACTACTACCGGGAGAACGTCGAGGGCCTGCGCGTCCTCCTGGAGGCCGTGACGGCGGCGCAGGTGCGGTCCTTCGTCTTCTCGTCCTCGGCGGCGGTCTACGGCATGCCGGACGTCGACCTCGTCACCGAGGAGACGCCGTGCCTGCCGATGTCGCCGTACGGCGAGACCAAGCTGGCCGGCGAGTGGCTGGTCCGCGCCACCGGCCGGGCCACCGGTCTGTCCACGGCCTCGCTCCGCTACTTCAACGTGGCCGGCGCGGCCACCCCCGAACTCGCCGACACCGGCGTCTTCAACCTCGTCCCCATGGTCTTCGAGAAGCTGACGGACAACGCGCCCCCGCGCGTCTTCGGCGCCGACTACCCGACCCCCGACGGCACCTGCGTCCGCGACTACATCCACGTCGTCGACCTGGCGGAGGCCCACGTGACGGCGGCCCGCGCCCTCCAGACCTCGCCCGGCCACGACCTCACCCTCAACATCGGCCGCGGGGAAGGGGTCTCGGTGCGGGAGATGATCGACCGGATCAACGCCATCACCGGCTACGACCGCCCCCCGACCGTCACCCCCCGCCGCCCCGGCGACCCGGCCCGCGTCGTCGCCTCGGCCGACCGCATCGCGACAGAGCTGGGCTGGAAGGCGCGGTACGGGGTGGACGACATGATCGCGTCGGCCTGGGCGGGCTGGGTGCGACTGCATCCGCAGGCGGCGCGGAGCTGA
- a CDS encoding DJ-1/PfpI family protein gives MTAKILIVTGDAAESLEVLYPYQRLREEGYDVHIAAPARKKLQFVVHDFEPGFDTYTEKPGYTWPADLAFSEVDPGAYVAIVIPGGRAPEYLRNDPELRKILKSFFDSDKPVAQICHGPLITAATDGLRGRRVTAYPALELDMQAAGATFQDAEAVVDGTLVSSRAWPDHSAWMREFLTVLRAKAPVT, from the coding sequence ATGACAGCGAAGATCCTCATCGTCACCGGCGACGCCGCGGAGTCCCTGGAGGTCCTCTACCCCTACCAGCGCCTCCGCGAAGAGGGCTACGACGTCCACATCGCGGCCCCCGCCCGCAAAAAGCTCCAGTTCGTCGTCCACGACTTCGAACCCGGCTTCGACACCTACACCGAGAAACCCGGCTACACCTGGCCCGCCGACCTCGCCTTCTCCGAGGTCGACCCCGGCGCCTACGTCGCCATCGTCATCCCCGGCGGCCGAGCCCCCGAGTACCTCCGCAACGATCCCGAACTGCGCAAGATCCTCAAGTCGTTCTTCGACTCCGACAAGCCCGTCGCCCAGATCTGCCACGGCCCTTTGATCACCGCCGCCACCGACGGCCTCCGCGGCCGCCGCGTCACGGCGTACCCCGCCCTGGAACTGGACATGCAGGCGGCCGGCGCCACCTTCCAGGACGCCGAGGCGGTGGTCGACGGCACCCTGGTCTCGTCCCGCGCCTGGCCGGACCACTCGGCGTGGATGAGGGAGTTCCTGACCGTCCTGCGGGCCAAGGCACCGGTTACCTGA
- a CDS encoding Rv3235 family protein, with protein MHKVMTRTQHRPGTRPPSRRDSRRPAGTPPRTPGGGTARTTSPGGRPPGSPHTTGTRARTGPADTRPPTAPAPVRTPRTLPIPAAETALRKPRPAVPHPRPTDVFADRLLLVLSGQRPVHSMLRHTAGRAYDELAWLAERGPLRARGTRPVVRDIGYFEPRPGAIEAFARIGAGDQLRAMAFRLEQGADLRWRCTAVELGGRRRPHDD; from the coding sequence ATGCACAAGGTCATGACCAGGACGCAGCACCGCCCCGGCACCCGCCCACCGTCCCGCCGCGACTCCCGCCGCCCCGCCGGGACCCCGCCCCGGACCCCTGGCGGCGGCACAGCCCGTACGACGTCCCCGGGAGGCCGCCCTCCGGGCTCCCCGCACACGACGGGCACCCGCGCCCGCACAGGCCCCGCCGACACCCGTCCGCCGACCGCTCCGGCCCCGGTCCGGACGCCGCGCACCCTGCCCATCCCGGCAGCCGAGACCGCCCTCCGCAAGCCCAGGCCCGCCGTCCCTCACCCACGCCCCACCGACGTCTTCGCCGACCGCCTCCTGCTGGTCCTGAGCGGTCAGCGCCCCGTCCACTCGATGCTCCGCCACACCGCGGGCCGCGCCTACGACGAACTCGCCTGGCTGGCCGAGCGCGGCCCCCTGCGCGCCCGCGGCACCCGCCCCGTCGTCCGCGACATCGGCTACTTCGAGCCCCGCCCGGGCGCCATCGAGGCCTTCGCCCGCATCGGCGCCGGCGACCAGCTGCGCGCCATGGCATTCCGTCTGGAACAGGGCGCCGACCTCCGCTGGCGCTGCACGGCGGTGGAACTGGGCGGCCGCCGCAGGCCACACGACGACTGA
- a CDS encoding HAD family hydrolase gives MGKQLGTHLVWDWNGTLFHDNDAIIGATNAAFAELGLEPITMEQYRALYCVPVPKFYERLLGRLPTDAEWVVMDETFHRYYTEHRVGCGLTDGVAELLVQWRSAGRSQSILSMYGHDELVPLVRGFGIEEHFIRVEGRTGPSGGSKAEHMVRHIEALVSVDPSRTVVIGDAADDAVAALHVGARAVLYTGGSHSRASLEEVGVPVADTLGEAVAEAERLAA, from the coding sequence ATGGGGAAGCAGTTGGGGACGCACCTTGTCTGGGACTGGAACGGGACGCTGTTCCACGACAATGACGCGATCATCGGGGCCACGAACGCGGCGTTCGCCGAGCTCGGGCTCGAACCGATCACGATGGAGCAGTACCGGGCGCTGTACTGCGTTCCGGTGCCGAAGTTCTACGAGCGGTTGCTGGGGCGGCTGCCGACGGATGCCGAATGGGTCGTCATGGACGAGACCTTCCATCGGTACTACACCGAGCACCGGGTGGGGTGCGGGCTGACCGACGGTGTGGCGGAGCTGCTCGTGCAGTGGCGGTCCGCCGGGCGCAGTCAGTCGATCCTCAGCATGTACGGGCATGACGAACTCGTGCCGCTGGTGCGGGGGTTCGGGATCGAGGAGCACTTCATACGCGTCGAGGGACGGACCGGGCCGTCCGGGGGCAGCAAGGCCGAGCACATGGTGCGGCACATCGAGGCGCTGGTGAGCGTGGATCCGTCTCGCACGGTGGTGATCGGGGACGCCGCCGATGACGCGGTGGCGGCGTTGCACGTGGGGGCGCGGGCCGTGCTCTACACCGGGGGGTCGCACAGCCGGGCGAGCCTTGAGGAGGTGGGCGTGCCGGTGGCGGACACGCTGGGGGAGGCGGTCGCGGAGGCGGAGCGGTTGGCGGCCTGA
- a CDS encoding ABC transporter permease, translated as MTQALHTPPQTAPAPPEAHDLAALAARHGLTVSGARPSLPEYIRQLWARRHFIGAFATAKLTAQYSQAKLGQVWQVLTPLLNAAVYYFIFGKLMGTSRGVPDYIPFLVTGVFVWTFTQSSIMAGTRAISGNLGLVRALHFPRAALPISFALQQLQQLLFSMAALVVILLCFGIPVSASWLLAVPALVLQFAFNAGIAMIMARMGAKTPDIAQLMPFVLRTWMYTSGVMFSISHMLSDKNLPSWVIAALQANPAAVYIDLMRFALIDSFHGSQLPPHVWAIATGWALLAGVGGFIYFWKAEETYGRG; from the coding sequence GTGACCCAGGCCCTCCACACACCGCCCCAGACGGCCCCCGCCCCACCCGAGGCCCACGACCTCGCGGCCCTCGCCGCCCGGCACGGCCTCACGGTCAGCGGTGCCCGGCCCTCCCTGCCCGAGTACATCCGCCAGCTGTGGGCGCGCCGTCACTTCATCGGCGCCTTCGCCACCGCCAAGCTCACCGCCCAGTACAGCCAGGCCAAGCTCGGCCAGGTCTGGCAGGTGCTGACGCCGTTGCTGAACGCGGCGGTGTACTACTTCATCTTCGGCAAGCTGATGGGCACCAGCCGCGGCGTGCCGGACTACATCCCGTTCCTGGTGACGGGGGTGTTCGTGTGGACGTTCACACAGAGCTCGATCATGGCGGGCACCCGAGCGATCTCCGGCAACCTCGGCCTGGTACGGGCCCTGCACTTCCCGCGGGCCGCGCTGCCGATCTCCTTCGCGCTGCAGCAGCTCCAGCAACTGCTGTTCTCGATGGCGGCCCTGGTCGTGATCCTGCTCTGCTTCGGCATCCCGGTCTCCGCCTCCTGGCTGCTGGCGGTCCCGGCGCTGGTGCTGCAGTTCGCCTTCAACGCGGGCATCGCGATGATCATGGCTCGGATGGGCGCCAAGACCCCGGACATCGCACAGCTCATGCCGTTCGTGCTGCGCACCTGGATGTACACGTCGGGCGTGATGTTCAGCATCAGCCACATGCTGAGCGACAAGAACCTGCCGTCCTGGGTGATCGCGGCCCTGCAGGCCAACCCGGCCGCCGTCTACATCGACCTGATGCGCTTCGCGCTGATCGACAGCTTCCACGGCAGCCAGCTCCCGCCGCACGTTTGGGCGATCGCCACGGGCTGGGCGCTGCTGGCCGGCGTCGGCGGCTTCATCTACTTCTGGAAGGCTGAGGAGACGTACGGCCGTGGCTGA
- a CDS encoding TetR/AcrR family transcriptional regulator — translation MLFRMTTNADQPQTPPRRRAPAGAAVLREDVTEAIRAAVFEELASVGYARMSIEGIARRAGVGKTAVYRRWRSKLHLVLDVVSAVAVMGLPVPDAGSLEGDLRLLYEVTARALRHPLASQILPDLQAEAARSPEIAEAVQKALRDGQASVASGIVMAAEKRGEVRAGIDEELALDLISGPLYWRSVVIRSPKVPKGYLDALARATAQALKAL, via the coding sequence ATGCTGTTCCGCATGACGACCAACGCCGACCAGCCCCAGACGCCCCCACGGCGCCGGGCCCCCGCGGGGGCCGCCGTGCTCCGGGAGGACGTGACGGAGGCCATTCGCGCGGCCGTCTTCGAGGAACTCGCGTCCGTCGGCTATGCGCGGATGTCCATCGAGGGCATCGCGCGCCGCGCGGGCGTCGGCAAGACCGCGGTGTACCGGCGCTGGCGTTCCAAGCTGCACCTGGTGCTGGACGTGGTGTCGGCGGTGGCGGTGATGGGGCTGCCCGTCCCGGACGCCGGCTCTCTGGAAGGGGACCTGCGGTTGCTGTACGAGGTGACCGCGCGCGCCCTGCGCCACCCCCTGGCCTCGCAGATCCTCCCGGACCTCCAGGCCGAGGCGGCCCGCAGCCCCGAGATCGCCGAGGCCGTGCAGAAGGCGCTGCGGGACGGGCAGGCGAGTGTCGCCAGCGGCATCGTGATGGCCGCGGAGAAGCGCGGCGAGGTGCGTGCGGGCATCGACGAGGAGCTGGCGCTCGACCTGATCTCGGGCCCTCTGTACTGGCGTTCCGTGGTGATCCGCAGCCCCAAGGTGCCCAAGGGCTACCTGGACGCCCTGGCCCGTGCCACCGCACAGGCCCTCAAGGCGCTCTGA
- a CDS encoding DUF6912 family protein, whose protein sequence is MRVYVPLTLPGLAEAYKTGELGAGSLVAYAVTPALREWYLSDDIEELEYAALNRAALASLRLLAADADAVRRRVVVAVDVPDGAAVADPDRGLDPSALGEVRIAGGVALGKAAAVHVDAGDAEADVAAAAQALQAADGGDDDAQFVVDGAEDHELLWYATQEIPNLVGLGG, encoded by the coding sequence ATGCGCGTCTACGTCCCCCTGACCCTCCCCGGTCTCGCCGAGGCGTACAAGACGGGCGAGTTGGGGGCCGGGTCGCTCGTCGCGTACGCCGTCACGCCCGCGTTGCGCGAGTGGTATCTCTCCGACGACATCGAGGAGTTGGAGTACGCGGCGCTGAACCGGGCCGCGCTGGCCTCGCTGCGGCTGCTCGCGGCGGACGCGGACGCCGTGCGGCGGCGGGTCGTGGTCGCCGTGGACGTGCCGGACGGAGCTGCCGTCGCCGACCCCGACCGGGGGCTGGATCCCTCGGCGCTGGGCGAGGTGCGGATCGCCGGGGGCGTGGCACTGGGCAAGGCGGCGGCCGTGCATGTCGACGCGGGGGACGCGGAGGCGGATGTGGCGGCTGCCGCGCAGGCGCTTCAGGCGGCGGACGGCGGGGACGACGACGCGCAGTTCGTCGTGGACGGGGCCGAGGACCATGAGCTGCTGTGGTACGCCACGCAGGAGATCCCGAACCTGGTGGGGCTGGGCGGCTGA
- a CDS encoding NAD-glutamate dehydrogenase, which yields MQTKLDEAKAELLERAARVAENSPVGGYLPTGTTDESSPGTPDHDTVLSFLQRYYLHTAPEDLTDRDPVDIFGAAFSHYRLAENRPQGTANVRVHTPTVEENGWTCSHSVVEVVTDDMPFLVDSVTNELTRQGRGIHVVIHPQVIVRRDVTGKLIEVLPAPPSGEQSHDTHTESWIHVEFDRETDRGDLKQITAELLRVLSDVREAVEDWSKMRDAALRMADELPAEPTSDLREQEIEEARELLRWLADDHFTFLGFREYELREDDSLAAVPGTGLGILRSDPHHAEDENHPVSPSFERLPADARAKAREHKLLILTKANSRATVHRPSYLDYVGVKKFDENGEVVGERRFLGLFSSAAYTESVRRVPVIRRKVDEVLQVSGFSPNSHDGRDLLQILETYPRDELFQTPVPELQRIATSVLYLQERRRLRLYLRQDEYGRYYSALVYLPRDRYTTGVRLRIIDILKEELDGISVDFTAWNTESILSRLHFVVRVPQGTELPQLSDSDKERIEARLVEAARSWADGFADALNAELGEERAAELLRKYSNAFPEGYKADHTPRSAVSDLVHIEQLTEENNFSLSLYEPVGAAPEERRFKIYRKGAAVSLSAVLPVLSRLGVEVVDERPYELRCSDRSVAWIYDFGLRMAPSAGAGEYLGDDARERFSEAFAATWTGKAENDGFNALVLGAGLTWRQATVLRAYAKYLRQAGSTFSQDYMEDTLRNNVHTTRLLVSLFEARMSPDRQRAGREIVDALLEEVDAALDQVASLDEDRILRSFLTVIKATLRTNFFQEAEGGRPHDYVSMKFDPQAIPDLPAPRPAYEIWVYSPRVEGVHLRFGKVARGGLRWSDRREDFRTEILGLVKAQMVKNTVIVPVGAKGGFVAKQLPDPSVDRDAWLAEGIRSYKTFISALLDITDNMVAGDVVPPPDVVRHDEDDTYLVVAADKGTATFSDIANEVAQSYNFWLGDAFASGGSAGYDHKGMGITARGAWESVKRHFRELGVDTQSEDFTVVGIGDMSGDVFGNGMLLSEHIRLVAAFDHRHIFIDPNPDAATSYAERRRVFELPRSSWEDYDTALLSAGGGVFPRSAKAIPVNAHIREALGIEGKVSKMTPAELMKAILKSPVDLLWNGGIGTYVKASTESHADVGDKANDAIRVDGADLRVKAVGEGGNLGLTQLGRIEFARHGGKINTDAIDNSAGVDTSDHEVNIKILLNGLVADGDMTVKQRNKLLAEMTDEVGRLVLRNNYAQNTAIANALAQSSAMLHAQQRFMKHLVREGHLDRALEFLPTDRQIRERLGADHGLTGPETAVLMAYTKITVADELLHTTLPDDPYLSTLLHAYFPTALREQFPEYLVSHPLRREITTTVLVNDTVNTGGTTYLHRLREETGASLEEIVRAQTVARAIFRSAEVWDAVEGLDNKVEAAVQTRIRLHSRRLVERGTRWLLNNRQQPLELAETVDFFSDRVEQVWSELPKLLRGADLDWYQQIHEELTAAGVPVELATRVAGFSSAFPTLDIVSVADRMGKDPMDVAEVYYDLADRLHITQLMDRIIELPRADRWQSMARASIREDLYAAHAALTSDILAAGNGTATPEQRFKVWEHKNGAILGRARTTLEEIRSSDSFDLANLSVAMRTMRTLLRTHT from the coding sequence ATGCAGACCAAGCTGGACGAAGCCAAGGCCGAGTTGCTCGAGAGGGCCGCCCGGGTAGCTGAGAACAGCCCGGTCGGGGGGTATCTACCGACTGGGACCACGGACGAGAGCAGCCCCGGCACCCCGGACCACGACACCGTGCTCTCGTTCCTCCAGCGCTACTACCTGCACACCGCCCCGGAGGACCTCACCGACCGCGACCCGGTCGACATCTTCGGAGCCGCCTTCTCGCACTACCGTCTGGCCGAGAACCGTCCCCAGGGCACGGCCAACGTGCGGGTTCACACGCCCACCGTGGAAGAGAACGGCTGGACGTGCAGCCATTCCGTCGTCGAGGTCGTCACCGACGACATGCCCTTCCTGGTCGATTCCGTCACCAACGAGCTGACTCGGCAGGGGCGGGGGATCCATGTGGTCATCCACCCCCAGGTCATCGTCCGCCGCGACGTCACCGGCAAGCTCATCGAGGTGCTCCCCGCGCCGCCCTCCGGCGAGCAGTCGCACGACACCCACACCGAGTCCTGGATCCACGTCGAGTTCGACCGCGAGACCGACCGCGGCGACCTGAAGCAGATCACCGCCGAGCTGCTGCGCGTCCTGTCCGATGTCCGCGAGGCCGTCGAGGACTGGAGCAAGATGCGGGACGCGGCCCTGCGCATGGCCGACGAACTGCCGGCCGAGCCCACCTCCGACCTGCGTGAGCAGGAGATCGAGGAGGCCCGTGAGCTGCTGCGCTGGCTGGCCGACGACCACTTCACCTTCCTGGGCTTTCGCGAGTACGAGCTGCGCGAGGACGACTCGCTGGCCGCCGTGCCGGGCACCGGCCTGGGCATCCTGCGCTCCGACCCGCACCACGCCGAGGACGAGAACCACCCCGTCAGCCCGTCCTTCGAGCGGCTGCCCGCCGACGCCCGGGCCAAGGCCCGCGAGCACAAGCTCCTCATCCTCACCAAGGCCAACAGCCGGGCGACCGTGCACCGGCCGTCGTATCTCGACTACGTCGGGGTGAAGAAGTTCGACGAGAACGGGGAGGTCGTCGGTGAGCGGCGCTTCCTGGGGCTGTTCTCCTCCGCCGCCTACACCGAGTCCGTCCGGCGGGTGCCCGTCATCCGGCGCAAGGTGGACGAGGTGCTCCAGGTCTCCGGGTTCTCGCCCAACAGCCACGACGGGCGCGACCTGCTGCAGATCCTGGAGACGTACCCGCGCGACGAGCTCTTCCAGACCCCGGTCCCGGAGCTGCAGCGGATCGCCACCTCCGTCCTCTACCTCCAGGAACGGCGCAGGCTGCGCCTCTACCTCCGCCAGGACGAGTACGGCCGCTACTACTCCGCCCTCGTCTACCTCCCGCGCGACCGCTACACCACCGGCGTGCGGCTGCGGATCATCGACATCCTGAAGGAGGAGCTCGACGGCATCAGCGTCGACTTCACCGCCTGGAACACCGAGTCGATCCTGTCCCGGCTGCACTTCGTCGTCCGCGTCCCGCAGGGCACCGAGCTGCCGCAGCTCAGCGACAGCGACAAGGAGCGCATCGAGGCCCGTCTCGTCGAGGCCGCCCGCTCCTGGGCCGACGGCTTCGCCGACGCGCTCAACGCCGAACTCGGCGAGGAGCGCGCCGCCGAGCTGCTGCGCAAGTACTCCAACGCCTTCCCCGAGGGCTACAAGGCCGACCACACCCCGCGCTCCGCGGTCTCCGACCTGGTCCACATCGAACAGCTCACGGAGGAGAACAACTTCTCGCTGAGCCTGTACGAGCCGGTCGGCGCCGCCCCCGAGGAGCGCCGCTTCAAGATCTACCGCAAGGGCGCGGCCGTCTCCCTGTCCGCCGTACTGCCGGTCCTCAGCCGGCTCGGCGTCGAGGTCGTCGACGAGCGGCCCTACGAGCTGCGCTGCTCGGACCGCAGCGTCGCCTGGATCTACGACTTCGGCCTGCGCATGGCCCCGTCGGCCGGTGCCGGTGAGTACCTCGGCGACGACGCGCGCGAGCGGTTCTCGGAGGCCTTCGCCGCCACCTGGACCGGCAAGGCGGAGAACGACGGCTTCAACGCCCTCGTGCTGGGCGCCGGGCTCACCTGGCGGCAGGCGACGGTCCTGCGGGCGTACGCGAAGTACCTGCGCCAGGCCGGGTCCACCTTCAGCCAGGACTACATGGAGGACACCCTCCGAAACAACGTCCACACCACGCGTCTGCTCGTCTCCCTGTTCGAGGCGCGGATGTCGCCGGACCGCCAGCGCGCGGGCCGCGAGATCGTGGACGCGCTGCTCGAAGAGGTCGACGCGGCGCTCGACCAGGTGGCGAGCCTCGACGAGGACCGGATCCTCAGGTCCTTCCTCACCGTCATCAAGGCGACGCTGCGCACGAACTTCTTCCAGGAGGCGGAGGGCGGCAGGCCGCACGACTACGTCTCCATGAAGTTCGACCCACAGGCCATCCCGGACCTGCCGGCGCCGCGCCCGGCGTACGAGATCTGGGTCTACTCGCCGCGTGTCGAGGGTGTGCACCTGCGCTTCGGCAAGGTCGCGCGCGGTGGTCTGCGCTGGTCCGACCGGCGTGAGGACTTCCGTACCGAGATCCTCGGCCTGGTCAAGGCGCAGATGGTGAAGAACACCGTCATCGTGCCGGTCGGCGCCAAGGGCGGCTTCGTCGCCAAGCAGCTGCCGGATCCGTCCGTGGACCGGGACGCGTGGCTGGCGGAGGGCATCCGCAGCTACAAGACCTTCATCTCGGCGCTGCTCGACATCACCGACAACATGGTCGCCGGCGACGTCGTGCCGCCGCCGGACGTCGTACGGCACGACGAGGACGACACCTATCTGGTGGTCGCCGCCGACAAGGGCACGGCGACGTTCTCCGACATCGCCAACGAGGTGGCGCAGTCGTACAACTTCTGGCTCGGCGACGCCTTCGCCTCCGGTGGTTCGGCCGGCTACGACCACAAGGGCATGGGCATCACCGCGCGCGGCGCCTGGGAGTCGGTCAAGCGGCACTTCCGTGAGCTGGGCGTGGACACGCAGAGCGAGGACTTCACGGTCGTCGGCATCGGCGACATGTCCGGTGACGTGTTCGGCAACGGCATGCTGCTCAGCGAGCACATCCGCCTGGTCGCCGCCTTCGACCACCGGCACATCTTCATCGACCCCAACCCCGACGCGGCCACCTCCTACGCCGAGCGCCGCCGCGTCTTCGAGCTGCCCCGATCCAGCTGGGAGGACTACGACACCGCCCTGCTCTCGGCCGGCGGCGGCGTCTTCCCGCGCAGCGCCAAGGCCATCCCGGTCAACGCGCACATCCGCGAGGCCCTGGGCATCGAGGGCAAGGTCTCCAAGATGACCCCGGCCGAGCTGATGAAGGCGATCCTGAAGTCGCCGGTGGACCTGCTGTGGAACGGCGGCATCGGTACGTACGTCAAGGCGAGCACCGAGTCGCACGCCGACGTCGGCGACAAGGCCAACGACGCCATCCGCGTCGACGGCGCCGATCTGCGGGTCAAGGCCGTGGGCGAGGGCGGCAACCTGGGGCTGACCCAGCTCGGGCGGATCGAGTTCGCGCGGCACGGCGGGAAGATCAACACCGATGCCATCGACAACAGCGCGGGCGTGGACACCTCCGACCACGAGGTGAACATCAAGATCCTGCTCAACGGGCTGGTCGCCGACGGCGACATGACCGTCAAGCAGCGCAACAAGCTGCTCGCCGAGATGACCGACGAGGTCGGCCGTCTCGTCCTGCGCAACAACTACGCGCAGAACACGGCGATCGCCAATGCCCTGGCCCAGTCCAGCGCCATGCTCCACGCCCAGCAGCGCTTCATGAAGCACCTGGTCAGGGAGGGGCACCTGGACCGGGCGCTGGAGTTCCTGCCCACCGACCGCCAGATCCGCGAACGCCTCGGCGCCGACCACGGCCTGACCGGCCCGGAGACGGCCGTTTTGATGGCGTACACGAAGATCACGGTCGCCGACGAGCTGCTGCACACCACGCTGCCGGACGACCCCTACCTGAGCACGCTGCTGCACGCGTACTTCCCGACCGCGCTGCGCGAGCAGTTCCCGGAGTACCTCGTCAGCCACCCGCTGCGCCGTGAGATCACCACGACCGTGCTGGTCAACGACACGGTCAACACGGGCGGTACGACGTATCTGCACCGGCTGCGCGAGGAGACCGGGGCCTCCCTGGAGGAGATCGTCCGGGCGCAGACCGTGGCCCGCGCGATCTTCCGCTCGGCGGAGGTGTGGGACGCGGTCGAGGGGCTCGACAACAAGGTCGAGGCGGCCGTGCAGACCCGGATCCGGCTGCACTCGCGCCGCCTCGTGGAGCGCGGCACGCGCTGGCTGCTCAACAACCGGCAGCAGCCGCTCGAGCTCGCCGAGACGGTCGACTTCTTCAGCGACCGGGTCGAGCAGGTGTGGTCCGAGCTGCCGAAGCTGCTGCGCGGCGCGGACCTGGACTGGTACCAGCAGATCCACGAGGAGCTGACGGCCGCCGGTGTCCCCGTCGAACTCGCCACGCGGGTCGCCGGGTTCTCCTCCGCCTTCCCGACGCTCGACATCGTCTCGGTGGCCGACCGTATGGGCAAGGACCCGATGGACGTCGCCGAGGTCTACTACGACCTCGCCGACCGGCTGCACATCACCCAGCTCATGGACCGCATCATCGAGCTGCCGCGCGCCGACCGCTGGCAGTCCATGGCCCGCGCCTCCATCCGTGAGGACCTCTACGCCGCCCACGCGGCCCTGACCTCGGACATCCTGGCGGCCGGCAACGGCACCGCGACGCCCGAGCAGCGCTTCAAGGTGTGGGAGCACAAGAACGGCGCGATCCTCGGCCGGGCGCGCACCACCCTGGAGGAGATCCGCTCCTCGGACTCCTTCGACCTGGCCAACCTGTCGGTGGCGATGCGCACGATGCGCACGCTGCTGCGGACACACACGTGA
- a CDS encoding YciI family protein — protein MLLFALERPELEKVLDEDPYYRRTAGVEVRGIREWTPVVGGGKEG, from the coding sequence TTGCTGCTCTTCGCGCTGGAACGGCCGGAACTGGAGAAGGTCCTCGACGAGGACCCGTACTACCGCCGGACGGCCGGTGTCGAGGTGCGGGGGATCCGTGAGTGGACGCCGGTGGTGGGGGGCGGGAAGGAGGGCTAG